The Scomber japonicus isolate fScoJap1 chromosome 21, fScoJap1.pri, whole genome shotgun sequence region AGAAGATAGCAGCCTAGAAGCCTAGCAGCCTTACAGTGagcagtgttttcctttgcattCAGCCTTGGAGTAGATTTGTCCGTAAGTATTGTTGTAAAAGTGTTTacaatgtcagtgttttatgtATATTCATGTATTGCATGTAATTAAATTCTGTTCTGTACTGTTCAGTTTTACAGAAACAACATCAGTAAAAAACCATACAACTGAAGACGGTTTGGCTGAGTTTTTGTACGCTATCTGTCTAACCTCGTCCAGATACCCGAGAGTGAGGACAGAAAACTTTCACCAAAGCAGCCTGGAAAAAGGAAGCTTGTTGAGTTTGTGGTGTTACTTCTCATTTAACACAGTTACTTATGTTCCCCACTCAGATGTGTGAAATGATCTTGATGAACTCGTGTTGTgaacctttttaaaacattcactGTAAAAAGTGCAGTAATGTAAAGTAATGTTTAGTATTTTCCTACCTCAGTCTGTTGTGGATGTGTCGACTTAAACCACTTGAGAAACATGAGAGTgctgtacaaaaaacaaaaaacacataaatgtaaaatctaGATTGAAACTGAACTATGATTATTCAGATTAAAGTGCCTGAAACTGAGTCATGATAACTGCTATAGTACCCAGCTCATAAAGGTTCAACACCATGTTTCTTAATAATGGGCCAAGGAGAAGCATGTATATACACCATACTTTATATGAGAAAATGAAGAGGCATCGCTGTTCATAGAGACACAGAACCTCTCATTTGACAGGCAAGATGAATTGCTGAACCAGGTACCCCACCCATGCCTCAGTGTGTTGAAGAGGATACTGTGATCAATTGTGTCAAAGACTGCACTAAGGTCCAGAAGTACAAGGTGCCATTAAAAACCAAACTCACCTCtaaacaatgagaaaaacatgattttgaaGTAATATTAGTGAGGCAATTACTTAATTGTGACAGAACTCAAAAGAATAATGTAGCAACTGACGTCCTGTGAGGAAGGAAGTCAGATGCTGGGAAAAACTTAAGACTTCAAATGattcactgtaaaataaaacaaaaaaaacaaaaaacattcacacaactCATTACAAATCAGTGTGCTTAATGTTCTTTATTATGCATATGTATAAGATATatcccatttttgtttttttgcactgtAAATACCAATTTCTTTAAACATGTAACACAAATGATAGAATAAGTGATAAAAAGGTTTTTATATTAAACACTGCATGAAAAGCTTCCTGGCAAGAAatctgaaaatgaatattttaacagtttttcatttcatttcattaataatgtattatttacatGCTTAAtattctttgttcttttttttcaatatcttaaaaacaaaaggaaaaacattgTTGCCATGACTCAGTCCAACATTACTAAAGAGGATGTTGTCATGTTGACtttcaaaagaagaaagaagaaatgtaaaaaaaggaaacaaaaatactgcaacatGCTGATGAAGTCTTGGGTCATCCTGTTCATCTTTCCACACTTATACAAACTAACAACATTAAACATCTACCTGGAGGAAGCAGTGATCTGCCTTCTTGTAAATGGCACACTAACAAATGTAAATAAGGAATAAGCATATACAGAATAGACAATAATGGATATCATGTAATTCCACTGATAGTGAACATGTTGTCATCCTCTCCTTGTGGCTCATGATGACAACTCAAACACCCTGttgacattttctgctgtgtccTGTGGAAATgaaacagcacagagacagtGGGGTGTTAGTTATCTGTAATGAATTTACTGCTGCTGAGAGTTTTATTCACTGTACAGCACAAAGTGACTTTTCAAAGTAACGATGCAGATGTTTAGAAGGTATAACGTTAAGATATAATTTAGTATGTTAGCATGATAACATCTGTGAGTTAGTATAATGgttcaataaaacaacacttGTATTCAGAAGTAGGACAGGATAAGATATAAACAATGATTACTGAGTAGATCAGAAAGCAACATACTGTAGCTGTGGGTCAGTCGATTGGGAACATTTCATGgtggatttttaaaatgaaagatttcaagatttttaatttttattaccTTCACTGGTTTGGTGGAGCGTCTTGTTCTAAACCAACTGGAAAACAAAGGGAGAAAGTTTCATTTTAGTTCCTGCTGTGATAATAATGATCTATCTCAAACATCCAAACCACATTTAAAATCATATCAATTTATCTGTAGTTGCAAATGATCAAAAAGTTGGACTCACCACTCAAAGATGACCATTGTACTGACAAGCATTACAATTCCCACAGCCTTCACTATAATGTAGACATCAACCAATTTCTCATGACCTGTAACACAACACATGGTCACCTTCTCtttaatgtaaaatgttatGTTTCTAAAACATCACAAACCATCATTCCTGAGTCTGGAAGAAGAATATATTATTGTAAAAGAAGACTGTTTGAAAGGAAACGTTCTGTGTAAACCACAATGTTTGGAATATGAATTTTCTCTACATTTTAATATCATAAAGGTTGAACCAACAATGTGACACCTTATTAATCTTTGTAGCAAAATTCTCTTGGCTCTCCTAACACAAGATCAGAAGTCAGGCTCTGCTGTAAAATCACACTTAGGTTGATAAGGTTTCATGATCAAGAACAGATCAGCATTGACAATCAGTTATTCATCTATTGCCTTGAAATTGTTTCCTTCATTCACAGAGCATCTCATAACAGGTGATGTTGTGCACCCACTTCTGGAGTCCCACATTAGACTGGATTCAGTACAGTCCTGTATTTACCTTTAATAGTCAGATGGATCTGTGATGACGACTGATTACCAACATCATTTGAGGCCACACAGTAATAAACATCTAGTAAATCTGTCACATTGAAGCTGTAAAAGTCTCCTTCAGATACTTTCATGAGTCCATCTTTGTTGATCTTGAACCAGGTGAAGTTGGCGGCAGGCTTGGCTCTGCTGGAGCAGGTCAGGTTCACCCAGCTACCTGGTGACACCAAACCTGATGGACTGATCATTGCTGAGGTGTCTTTAGGAGCATCTGAGGAAAATGTGACAGATTATTgttattcattaaaaatcagCTGATATCTCATGAATCATCATGTGCTGACAGGATCCAATAACAAACTCTGGTTGTCTTACATGAAACATTGAGAGTCACTTTTCCCTCTGCTGACTTAACATTGTGTCCTTCATTCACAGAGTAGATGGAAGAACAGGTGATGGTGTATCCATCGTGCTTGTCAGACAGAGTGATGGTCTTCTGGATTTTAGTGGTAAAGGTTCGATCTGTGTTCTCCTCTATTGTGTTGTGAGCGTCTTGTTGGAGATTCCAGGTGAGTTTAGGAGGGGAGTGTGGACAGGGAGTGAAAGCTGAGCAGGTTATAGTGACAGactccttctccttcagctcACCTGAGATTTCAATTCTGGGGCTCGGAGGAGAATCTATGGtataaaatcaaacacacactttacactaTACATCAGTGTTACTTATTTTATAGCTATACtgaaaaaatgtaacatttcacCCTACTTTTTATCCATTGGTAAAAACCATATTGAGTATTGAGAACATTCATTGAGACAGAGATTTTCAGAATTATCAATTTAAGTAAACTACAACTAATTTGGTCCTTCAGTGAATATGGAGGAATGAAAATAACTTCACAGATTTcctttttcaagcaaaaacagTAGATCACAAACATTTTGTGACTCTCACTGTAGAGTTGTGCGGACAacattaataaagtttattttcaaattgatAAATGTTCAGGTATTATTCAGCTGTGAGTCAGGACATTCAAACTAGTGACTATCTATTATCAGCCTGGTTTATCTCACATTTCCACACAACTGAGTTTACTTTGTTGTCttcatcacatatttaatatcacaGTAAGGTTAGGACCATGGTGTTTGCTGTTCAGACCAAAGCTGCTGctgatttcctttttattctaaACAACAATatgactgaaaaaacaaaactatcttACCTGTGACTGTTATATGAAGAGGATCACAAACAGCTGTCTGCTTGAATGGCCTGTTCTCAACTCTGAAGTAGTATATGTCTGTATATGTTGTGGTTAAATTGGAAAATAGAGTGGTgcagtttttctctttcaggttTCCAGTAATTTTCATTGGATAGGTGTTAACAGTCTGACTACTGTTGAAAATCACATTGTTTGGATAGGTTTTAAATTTGTGATCCCTTTTCATCCACACTGCAAAGGTTTCTCTGCTTCCATCAAATTGTGTTGCTACTCTAACACTAAAGTTACACGGGATTTGCAAACAAGATCCACTCAGTGCTTCCATCTTCAGTGGTGCAGTGATGAAGAGGTGTGATTTTTCAGAACAAGCATCCAAAGCACCTGTGAGATCAGATCATCATTAACATAAAGTAGAAAAATCTCCATGATGAGATGGTTCAtgatacaataaatacacttcAGCAGCTGtatgttgcatgtttttctgtcttgtaacaattttaaaataaaacattgaactTTGCAGTCAGGATGTGAACAGTTGTAAGAAGTAGCTGATCTTTCTGCTTTGTTTCAGACTGTAAATGATTTGAGTAATGTCTCCAAATAAAAGTGAGTGAACAAACAGCTCACCTGGAAGAAAGAAGACACTCAGTAACATGTTGACTGTCAACATATTTGTAGACAGGACTGCCATCAATCTCATCACCTGGATTTACAAACACaacaatgcaggatttattattttttcttttaatcatgtTATGGTTTTTTGCAACTTAATGCAATTTATTTTCAACCAGATTATCCACAAACTCACACATTCAAACCAGAGATGTAAATCTTCAGAACTACATTATtgactataatatataattagggcccgagcgctgaccagtgTGAAGCCCGATTGTAATTGCCAGGattcttctctttatttttatttttcttctgacaaagtaacggccttttgaccccctaaacgtgccccttggcaaatgaaaaaaattgagcccctcgccacagattgacatagacaaacgaaactcggtacacatgttcatcatgtcaagacgcaccaaaaagtctggggtacccatgacgtcactctaacaggaagtcggccattttgaatcaagttattgattttaatgccgattttgccatcatatttgaacgaactagtcctagagatttcatcccatccacttcaaattcacacaaaatcactttgagacattggagatgaaaagtgaTCAAAAACTTTTTTGTCCGTCATTCCtagttgccgtggtgacgtggcgaattttcGATGTCTCACcctgaaatttcaaaccctcataacttgactccacatggtctgagcttttccaaatttcagatgcttgttcagcgtcctggtctgaacacatgtacagtctcatatttagtgacagtcatagcgccacctactggcaacaggaagtcacttgcttccttctttcactaattactcccataatcttaagtatttacacctgaaatggactcagctgagacataagaccttggtgatgctacattctgcaactcatgacccatcatcaaatactgttgccatgacaacacattcaatgccatgaaatacgattacagttatCAGGGTCAAAGGATACCTCCACGgtaacaaaactcaacacacacgtctggagtgggttcatttaacatcctatatatttcaatgggatgggcgtaacgaaacggctcaatagcgcccccttgaatattccaaaattgaacctcagcttTCCCAactgacatagaagaatgaaattcggtaggtttacgtatcatctccagacacacaaaaagtccaacaggaagtcggccatcttggggaAAATGCttaattttggtgagttttttggtcatttccaggcctcatattgtaacgaactactcctagagatttcatcccatccattTCAAATTcgctcagaaacatcttgagacattggagatgaaaagtaatcaaaagCTTTTACCCCCATCATTCCTGATTGCCGTGGCAACACAGccaatttcgatgtctcgccatgaaatttcaaaccctcataacttgactccacatggtctgagcttttccaaatttcatatgcttgttcagcatcCTGGTCTCAACACATGTAGgctacagtctcatatttagtgacagtcattgcgccacctactggcaacaggaagtcacttgcttcagtctttgactaattactcccataatcttaagtatttacacatgaaattgactcagctgagacataagaccagTTATTAGAatgttttttatgacttcttcctgttggccgtggctgtgcggacaattttgatgcttcgccataaagaaggaagtccttataactcctacagacattgtcccatctaccccaaattgatcacacatgtacaGGGTcctgccctgaacacatctatgcatcaatactgtgtcaaatacacagcgccacctactggacacaggaagtcagcctcatatgacaaacattatccgatttatatgaaatttacaggatgtgttctccacatcgtACACTACAACATGACTTATGAttagtggctgtgtgtgttactttgtggcTGTTTTCTAGCTCCACAtaaagaacacaggaagtgatatttCACCACTTCATGCAACGTCAAATAAAAGCCTGCGTATGAAGGCGTCTACGCGTGCGCCCTCCGACtgagccgcagcccgacatgcgtgggggagAGTGAGGGCCcattcatcgctgcttgcagctttaatgtaaATTATTACTGACATCAAAGTAGTGAGAATATGGTCTCTATTAATGGTAAAATGATCAGCAACCTCTATTTAATAAGACACTAAGCAAAACACACTCAAATATTACAAGAAATATTTTCCACTTCAATTCACGAAGAAtaacaaaatgataaatatttgcTGGGGTAAAAGGCTAAGAAGGTCTTACCCAACAAGTCCACCTCAGAATCAGAGCAGCAGTAAAATCCGTTAACTGATGATCTCATGTGAAAATTGTCCAGTTTATTAAACTGAGCTGTCGTGCAACAGACCAACTAACCAACTTCCTTTTAGCGTTTGCAGTTTAAAAATGAGTTGACTTCCCGTGTTTGAAGACCTACAGATCAAGTCCATCTGGTTTTGTGGTCAAGCTGCTgtagatcagctgacctgaatCATATGAATATTTAACAATTAGAAACAGTTCTCACCTTTACTGCTCACATCCTGTGAGAATTTTAACCAGTTTACAGTATATGAGCAGCTCAATGCAGGTTTATATTCACTATTATGTAGAAACAATTGTATAAAtcactaaaataatgtattcatttgaACAGATGTATAACTTATATATATTAACTTCATGTATTAATGAGATAATCTCAGTGATgaaaatcctttttttgtttcacttgtttatttgtgttattacaagTTTATCATTGAATAAGTTACACAAGATATTATGTGAgttattttgaaatataatgTTTACAGAGTCATCATTGTGCTGGATGACACATTAAAACAGCATTGAGTCATCTACAAAGCTACAGACTCCATTTACCCAGTTTGAACTCAATTTGCTCAAAGTGATTTAACTGTTAGTATAGTTAATGCTCATGTATCCTCTGCACAAGTCTTGAAGATTAAAAAGTAGGCTGCCAATGTCTGTTGAACCTTTGACTCCATTCATGATAACATGCAAGGCTGCTGAACTGTGGCTGCTGCACAGAGTGAGAAGAGAGGATGTAGTTACCTAGCTGGTAGTGCATGCAGGAAGACTGGGAAAATGAAAGTGAGCAAGCAGTGCAACCAGAGGGACACAGACTCCTCAAAGTTTGAGCATGTGCCTCTAACATCACTTTAGTTTTGATTTTAAGGTGTCAATTGTAACCGACACAACATCAGTACAAGATATAGTTAGATTTTTCCTATGAGCAGTggtatggttagggttaggggggtgaCATGtagcattttgtgttttgtagcATTTTGTGCATGGGCAGAACAGATCAGGCACCCGGCACAGATTGGGTACTATCACGGCTTTCTGCACTGGAGTCTTCTCTTACCAAGCACTGTAGCTCTTCCCAGTCCTCTGCCCTCTTGTGGTCACACAGAGAACTGTGAGCACAGACTGAAGAAGTGGAGACATGGAGTGTGTACATCCAGCtcttaaaacatgtcagtgtgtgcaCATAAAGATTGTGCAGCAGCCCTCACACTGGTCCCATCCTGTCTGAATGCAGATGGATCACAGGTGTTATTCACATTGGCTGTATTTTCACTCCTGATCTATGTACACATTGGCACATTGATGGTGTGGATTACATACTCAAATATGCATCACAGCCACCATGCACAAAAACCCTGGTCTGTTTAaaggatgatgtcatttttaacaaaaaaaatctttgtctcaattttaaatgaatgtgctCTGTAGTGTATGTAGATTAACGTACTGAGATGTTTAAGTTAAAGGTAAATATGAAAGTTATTTTCATAATCACTGTAATAATTAATTCAACATTAAATTACCTTCATATGAAACTAGTTTTCAGCAAAACCAAAATCTCTTTGTTTAACATACACCAAGGAAGATATTATAAATTCATTTTAAGAACATGATTTTCTATTTTACAATATTAGACATGTTGATGTGTGAAATGTTAGGACCAACAAATTTAACTGCAAATTTTAGAAGGTGGttgaattaatgtgtttttattcagaaaaCAAAGCCGTTTTGTCATCTTTAATGTAAACTaatcaaaacacaaataaatgtatgatgAGAATGGTTGTACAATATATATCATGTAGAaggaatgatttaaaaaaaaggtattttaaatatacaacatttatttttaagagCATGAAAAAAGAAGTTTGTAAAAGTGCACatggacagagcagagaggatcaTTGTTTCCTAAAATACTTCACAGCTTGTTACAAACAAGTCATCTCATCAGGAGGTCAGCTCTGTGGTCCAGAGAAACAGAGGGGTCGAAATGTGAGTTAAAAAGTTAGCAGTAGAAAAGGTAGcagtaaaaatgaataaaacactcaaatgaTATTCTTCATATAAGTGACTAAAGGTAAAATAGAGAGGAgaggttaaaaacaaaacacatccaGCACAAAGTGTACAGAatgatttttcactttttaaaatatcacaaaacaaaatgacacagaAACAACTTATGGTTCAATCTAATCTTGTTCTacgctgctgctgtgtgtgctgaACTGCTTCTGGTGTCACCTTCACTGCATTTCTTTAGACTTGTTCCCTATTCGGAGCTTTTATCGTATCTGAAATTTACAtgactaaaaataaaacagctatGCTATGTCAGCACACATGTTAAGCTGCAGGATGAGGAAGTTTTGAGCTTCTTTTCATTGAACTGTGAATAGTGAAAATGTTCTATCAAGGCTTCAGTATCTGTTCCTGACATAAAATAACCtgtatgaatgcatgaatgaataaaaaataaagtcatgTTTAATATAAATTACTCTAAAGTGTAATCTGtctttaaacaacaaaacaactctcatttcttcttcacttGAGCATACAGCTCCTCTGGGCCGTCAGCAGTCTGTGGCGTGGACACTTTGACCTGTTCATACACAAtatcctgctgctctctgctggccTGCACTGAGTCAGAGGACTGTCCAGGTCTCTGCTTGGAGAAGTTGATCTCTCCATAATGgatcccttcttcttctgttttagcTAGCTCTTCTTCACCTGTTTGACTCTGCAAAACAAAGTAACCAAAAAACAGTTGTTAGAAGCAGCAGGTGGAGCTTTAACCTCTCAATGtcacctctttctctcactcagcTCCCCCTGATAGACTGTAAAGATCACAATAAACTGTTTTCACAGCAGTGAAACATTGTATGTTGTTTCAAGAAATTGTGGACTCATTTGGGTTAAACCTTCCACCAAAGCAGCCTGGAAAGAGGAAGCTTGTTGAGTTTGTGGTGTTACTTCACATTTAACACAGTTACTTATGTTCCCCACTCACATGTGTAAAATGATCTTGATGAACTCATGTTGTgaacctttttaaaacattcactATAAAAAGTGCAGTAATGTACAGTAATGTTTAGTATTTTCCTAC contains the following coding sequences:
- the LOC128382200 gene encoding myelin-associated glycoprotein-like, whose translation is MRLMAVLSTNMLTVNMLLSVFFLPGALDACSEKSHLFITAPLKMEALSGSCLQIPCNFSVRVATQFDGSRETFAVWMKRDHKFKTYPNNVIFNSSQTVNTYPMKITGNLKEKNCTTLFSNLTTTYTDIYYFRVENRPFKQTAVCDPLHITVTDSPPSPRIEISGELKEKESVTITCSAFTPCPHSPPKLTWNLQQDAHNTIEENTDRTFTTKIQKTITLSDKHDGYTITCSSIYSVNEGHNVKSAEGKVTLNVSCKTTRVCYWILSAHDDS